One genomic segment of Esox lucius isolate fEsoLuc1 chromosome 15, fEsoLuc1.pri, whole genome shotgun sequence includes these proteins:
- the enpp4 gene encoding bis(5'-adenosyl)-triphosphatase enpp4, whose translation MLVLLYFLFTLSLLAASAVQTGNGSSEVGSKADSAAPIPVLLVSFDGFRADYLKRFPLPNLKLLYSQGVLVEQMTNVFITKTFPNHYSLVTGLYAESHGVIASSMYDPATQKHFTTFNDTDSFWWNEASPIWVTALDFGYKTGVAMWPGSDVAIRNRTATHFLPYNRSVSFSQRLANVTHWLTGGEGEDPVSFAALYWEEPDKTGHMYGPDDASYIGQALKEVDENVGLLMSELKRAGLWGHVNIIVTSDHGMAQCSTDRLIRLDECLHPDNYTVVDLTPVAAIIPNGDSKAVFSLLSGCHDHMTAYLKKDIPDRLHYKNNDRIPPIILIADEGWTIVQRGGLPRLGDHGYDNNLHSMHPFLIAVGPGFVPGYRLPHLQSVDVYPIMCQLLGLPPGPNNGSLSQARCFLAGMGCVDISLVVGLVVGVLLVLTTLTGLFKLWRPGRPLSSRPFQRLSIQDDDDDDDPLLD comes from the exons ATGTTGGTCCTGCTGTACTTCCTCTTCACACTCTCCTTATTGGCTGCTTCAGCAGTGCAGACAGGAAATGGCAGCAGTGAAGTAGGATCCAAGGCAGACAGTGCAGCCCCAATTCCAGTACTGCTGGTGTCATTTGATGGTTTCAGAGCGGACTACCTCAAACGGTTCCCTCTACCCAACCTAAAGCTCCTGTACTCACAGGGAGTCTTGGTGGAACAGATGACTAATGTCTTTATCActaagaccttccccaaccattACAGCCTG GTTACAGGTCTGTATGCAGAGTCTCATGGTGTCATAGCTAGCAGCATGTATGACCCTGCAACCCAGAAGCACTTCACCACCTTCAATGATACTGACTCCTTCTGGTGGAACGAAGCCTCCCCAATCTGGGTCACTGCACTGGATTTTGGGTACAAGACAGGTGTGGCCATGTGGCCAGGATCAGACGTGGCAATCAGGAACAGAACAGCAACTCACTTCCTGCCCTATAACCGCTCTGTGTCCTTTAGTCAACGCTTGGCCAATGTCACCCACTGGCTTACTGGA GGTGAAGGGGAGGATCCAGTGTCATTTGCGGCTCTGTACTGGGAGGAGCCAGACAAGACTGGTCACATGTATGGACCAGATGACGCCTCCTACATAGGACAGGCTCTTAAGGAG GTAGATGAAAATGTGGGTCTGCTGATGTCAGAGCTGAAGCGAGCTGGATTGTGGGGGCATGTCAACATCATTGTCACCAGCGACCATGGAATGGCTCAGTGTTCCACTGATCGTTTGATCAGACTGGACGAATGTCTGCATCCCGACAACTACACAGTAGTGGACCTAACACCTGTTGCTGCTATCATACCTAAtggag ACTCCAAAGCTGTGTTTTCCCTATTGAGTGGTTGCCATGACCACATGACTGCATACTTAAAGAAGGACATCCCTGATAGACTGCACTACAAGAACAACGACAGGATCCCGCCAATCATATTAATAGCTGATGAGGGATGGACTATCGTACAAAGGGGGGGGCTACCACGTT TGGGAGACCATGGCTATGACAACAATCTACACAGCATGCACCCCTTCTTGATTGCAGTAGGCCCGGGGTTCGTTCCCGGTTACCGTCTCCCGCACTTACAGAGTGTCGACGTCTACCCAATAATGTGTCAACTGTTGGGGTTGCCTCCAGGACCAAACAACGGATCGCTCTCCCAGGCACGCTGCTTCCTGGCTGGGATGGGCTGTGTTGACATCTCGCTAGTGGTGGGACTGGTGGTGGGGGTTCTGCTGGTTCTCACCACACTCACTG GTCTGTTTAAGTTGTGGAGGCCCGGGCGTCCGTTGTCTTCTCGTCCCTTCCAACGGCTGTCGAtacaggatgatgatgatgacgacgacCCTCTGCTGGACTAG